From Zingiber officinale cultivar Zhangliang chromosome 5B, Zo_v1.1, whole genome shotgun sequence, the proteins below share one genomic window:
- the LOC121984281 gene encoding E3 ubiquitin-protein ligase RDUF1-like, which yields MSMETASPQWCRRCCRFISVGPDAVVCPDCGGGFMNAYGLFHPSFAVAAEPRRRRFPSPVIDSAAADGRPHQHSGIRFRSNSRPSTSDRSPFNPLIVLLGPGGSRRDADRDTINSFEMYHYDGTGSGLRPLPENMSDFLIGSGFERILDRLSQMETNGTGSRHVFGHPPASKSAVESMPTVEIADLHVTLEFHCAVCKDPFELGAEALEMPCKHIYHQDCILPWLALRNSCPVCRHEMPMDVQRPDADEDASLSGNEDEMVGLTIWRLPGGGFAVGRFTGDRRAAEGEFPAVYTEMDGGFNTNGAPRRIAWSSRESRSQHHRGFSQAFRSVLSFFRRLRSSTPISSTRLNPNSQSFSNPSVRHRRSSMFRRSLRSRSTNSTPNGGTVDSP from the coding sequence ATGAGCATGGAGACGGCTTCGCCGCAATGGTGTCGTCGCTGCTGTCGCTTCATCTCCGTTGGGCCGGACGCCGTCGTTTGCCCGGATTGCGGTGGCGGCTTCATGAATGCATATGGCCTTTTCCATCCCTCCTTTGCGGTGGCTGCCGAGCCTCGCCGTCGACGCTTCCCCTCCCCGGTGATCGACTCTGCCGCTGCCGACGGGCGGCCACACCAGCACTCGGGGATTAGGTTCCGTAGTAACAGTCGTCCGTCCACGAGCGACCGATCTCCTTTCAATCCCCTCATCGTTCTTCTCGGTCCCGGAGGCTCACGACGCGATGCGGATCGGGATACCATCAACAGTTTTGAGATGTACCACTACGACGGCACAGGGTCGGGCCTCCGCCCCTTGCCAGAAAACATGTCGGATTTCTTGATAGGCTCCGGGTTTGAGAGGATACTCGATCGCCTTTCTCAGATGGAGACCAATGGAACAGGCAGCAGGCATGTGTTCGGTCACCCGCCTGCTTCAAAGTCTGCCGTCGAGTCTATGCCCACAGTCGAAATTGCTGACCTTCATGTTACCCTGGAATTCCATTGCGCCGTCTGCAAGGATCCCTTCGAGCTCGGAGCTGAGGCCCTCGAGATGCCCTGCAAGCACATCTACCATCAAGATTGCATCTTGCCATGGCTCGCCCTAAGAAATTCCTGTCCAGTTTGCCGGCATGAGATGCCGATGGATGTGCAGCGACCAGATGCGGACGAAGACGCCTCCTTGTCTGGGAACGAGGACGAGATGGTCGGGCTTACCATATGGAGGCTTCCGGGAGGTGGGTTTGCGGTAGGCAGATTCACAGGGGACAGGAGAGCTGCTGAAGGGGAGTTTCCAGCCGTTTACACAGAGATGGATGGCGGATTCAATACTAATGGGGCACCAAGAAGGATAGCATGGTCCTCGAGAGAGAGCCGATCACAGCATCATCGAGGATTCAGTCAGGCATTCCGCAGTGTGCTTTCATTCTTCAGGCGTTTGAGGTCTTCTACTCCGATATCTTCAACCAGGTTAAATCCCAATTCCCAATCTTTCTCAAACCCTTCTGTTAGACACAGGAGATCTTCCATGTTCAGGAGGAGTCTGAGAAGCCGCAGCACAAATTCGACACCAAATGGTGGAACTGTCGATTCACCATGA